The Bacillota bacterium genome includes the window CACCAGGGAAGAGCAGGTGGGGCGCGGGCCATGGCCGGTTTCCCGACTGTGGCTTCACCCGCCCCGCCAGCCCCGCCGGGGTCACCCTCGGGTTCCCCGTGGCTGCTGGTGCCGCTGATACTCGCCATCTACCTGATCGGGGTGGATCCCTTCCACGTTGCCGTGAGATGCCAGGCCATACCAATGAGCTCAAAGCAGCCCAGTTAGTTGTTCTTCCGCAACCCCTGCTCGATCCAGAATGCTCTTCAAAGTCTTCGGCTTCAGCACGCGGCTTCCGTGGACCGGAACAGTGACCAGCAGACCTCCGCCCGGAGGCTCAAGGTAGTGGTGGCTGCCACGAACGTGCACCAGCCTAAACCCGCCCCGCTGTAACCCCGAGTTCGACAGTTGAGAGGCACATGTGGGAACGCTGGCGAGAGTAGAACCCAGTAGTGGTGCGGGTTTCGGGGCGCTCGCCCCTGTCGGAAACAGCCAAGTGCGTAGTTACACGCGGCAGCTTTCCAGTGCTTGACACGCCTGACATACACGTGCTAGAATGTGGGCATGTACATACGAACGACAGCCCGCAAGAATAGGGACGGCACGGTTGCCCGGTACGTACAACTGGCCCACAACTACCGGGACCCCGCAGACGGTAAGTGCAAGGCGCGCATCCTGTACAACTTCGGCCGCGAGGAAGAGGTGGACAAGGAGGCCCTCCGCCGGCTGGCCAGGAGTATCGCCCGGTTCCTGGGCCCCGAAGACGAACTGGGGCTGCGTCCCGAACTGGACGGCAGGCATGGCATCCGGTTCATATCCTCGCGGCCCATGGGCGGGGCGTACCTGCTCGACCAGTTGTGGACCCGGCTTGGCATCAAGGAGGCCCTGGCCGGCCTGCTCAGGAAGCGCCGGTTCGATGCCCCGGTGGAGCGCGCCCTGTTCGCCATGGTCGCCTCGCGTGCTTTGGCTCCCATGAGCAAGCTGGCGGTGGAGGAATGGGTTTCTCAGGAGGTGTTCATCCCGGGGCTGCCGGAGGTAGCGGTGCAGCACCTGTACCGTGCCATGGACTTTATGCTGGAGTCCCGTGAGGCGATAGAGCGTGAAGTATTCCATCAGGTGGCGGATCTGTTGAACCTGGAAGTTGATCTCCTTTACTTCGACACCACCAGCACCTACTTCGAGACGGAGCAGGAGGACGGATTCCGACGGAGAGGGCATTCGAAAGATCACCGGCCCGACCTGCCCCAGATCGTGGTGGGGTTTGCGGTCACCAGGGAGGGCATCCCGGTGAGGTCCTGGTGCTGGCCCGGCAACACGGCGGACATGTCCGTGGTGTCCCAGGTGAAGCAGGACCTGATCGGCTGGAAGCTGGGCCGGGTCATAACGGTGCTGGACCGGGGGTTCGTATCGGAGGAGAACCTGCGCCAGTTGCAGCGTGCCGGCGGGCACTACATCGTGGGTGAGAAGATGCGGGGCTCCGATCGGGCGGAGGAGGCCATGGCGCGGCAGGGCCGGTACAAGAAGGTCAAGGATAGCCTGGAGGTCAAGGAGATCGTGGTGGGCGACGGGGAGGCGCGGGTGCGGTACGTGCTGGTGCGCAACCCCGAGGAGGCCGAACGGGACAGGTTGCGGAGGGAGCAGATTCTGAAGGACCTGCGCGAAGCGCTGGCGCAACTCAAGGGCTCAGGGCACACCAAGCGGTGCTGCGAACTGGCCTCCCATCCCCTGTACGGCCGCTACCTGAGGGTCCTCAAGGATGGCCGGCTCAAAATCAACATGGAAGTAGTGCGCGAGGATGAGAAGCTGGACGGCAAATTCCTGGTGAGGACCTCCGACGATACCCTGAGCCCGGAGGATGTCGCCCTGGGGTACAAGCGGCTCATCGAGGTGGAGGATGCCTTCCGCTGCTTGAAGCACACCCTCGACCTGCGCCCCATCTACCACCGCCTGGAGGATCGCATCAGGTCTCACGTTCTTCTGTGCTGGCTTGCGCTGCTGCTGATCCGGGTGGCGGAGACGAGGGTGGGACAGACGTGGCCGGCCCTCAGGCGGTCTCTTGAGGCGATGCATCTTGGCGAGTTCGCCGGACCCGGAGGACGGGTCCTGCAGCGTACAGAGACCACTGCCGCTCAGCAGCGTATCTTCCAGAGTCTGAAGGTGAAGGAACCGCCGCCAGTACTCCTGGTGGAGCCCAAAACCTGACAAATGTAGTTACACGCGGAGAAATTCCCAGCTCGTAAACCCTTCAGCGAAGCCAATCTACACCTCATGCCTTCCTACAAACTGTCGAAGGCCGGCTGGTTGGAGGAGGGCTGTGGTTGCTGCTTTTGCTGGGCGCATGCCGTCAGCAGCAGGGCGACCGTTAACATCACCGCCAGGAAACCAAGTCTCTGGATTCGGATTCCGCTCACGTTCACTCTCTCCTTTCCGCTGGTGTTTGTGGGTCAACCGGCTACGAGGCTCCTGGCCGCCACCAGCTGACACCCCTCAGGATCGCTCGGCGCTCATCACACGCACCCTATCTCCTGGCCGGTAACACCTCCTCTCACCCTTACCTAATCACAGAGAGCACCGAACTGCAGGCGGACCGGCCCGCCCTCATGTGGGCGCCTAGCTGGACCCCCGCACTCCGCATCTGTGCACGTAGGTCATGTGTTCCCACAACATCAATCTCGTACGTCCCTGCGCCGAAGCGAACGCCATAAGCCGATTCCGCGTGGGCTTCATCAATATACCCGTCAATCACGTCTTCTTTCACCCGCCACGGGTCGCGTTCAAGCGGAACCCCGTAGCCGCCACCGCCGCCGGACTCTACTCTGACTACGTCTCCCCTCTTAAGCTTCATTCCGTTGACCTTGAGGACTCGCTTCTCTCCCGAGGTCGATGGGTTGATGGCTACGATCGGGGGCTTGCCGGCCTGGCCGCCGAGAATTCCCCATGCGGGAGTCTTGGATCGCTCCCACCACAGGTACACACTTACCTCGTCGCAGTGTATCTGGTACTCCCTGATAACTCCGTTGCCGCCTCTGAACTTTCCCGGGCCACCGCTATTGGGGCGAATCGCGTAGCGGGTCACGGTTATGGGGTACTTGGACTCCATCACCTCGACCGGAAGGTTCTTGAAGTCTCCGCTAACATTATTAATCACGGCGTTCTCCCCGTCCCCCCCGTTGAAAGCCCCCCAGCCACCCACGGTGGCCTCCACCGTAAGGAACGGCGCCCCATCGCGCGGGTCAACCCCGGCAAAGTTGATGCACATCGAATCGCCGTAGTGTGCCGCTGCTCCGCGATCGGGAATAACGGGAGCCAGAGCCTTGATAATCAAATCTATTAGTAGACCCAAGTGGGAGAAGTACCATTGCACCGCGGCGGGTTCCTCCGCGGCAAAAATCGACCGAGGAGACGCTTTCACGGTCAACGCACGGAAGTTTCCACCGTTCACGGGTGACCGGGGACTGATCAATGCCTTGTAGGCAACCCGGCAGGCGGAGACTGTCTGCGGGAAGCCACAATTGGTGGCCCCTTTTGTCTGCGGACTAGAGCCTTCCAGATCAATAGTCATATCACTGCCGCTTATGATCACTTTGACGTGGACTTTGACAGGCTCGTCAGTCTGACCGTCATTGTCCAGGAACCCCTCGGCCTCGTAGATACCGTCGGGAATCGCGGTGATCACGTCCCGGTCGAGACGTTCTGACTGCGCAAAAATATCTTCGATCGCAGCACGAACGGTTTCCAGGCCGAACCGCGCGACGATCTCCTTGTATCGCTTCTCACCAGTTAAGCATGCAGATATCTGCGCATTCATGTCGCCTTCGGCCGCCTCGTGGAATCGGCTATTCCTTACTATGAGATCCACAATGTCAACCCGAAGGCGTCCTCGTTCAATGATCTTGGTGGGGCCTAGACGAATACCTTCCTGGTAGATTTCGGTGCTATCGGTGGATTCTCCCGGATCCTTGGAACCAACATCCAGCCAGTGAGCCCGGTTGGCAGAGAAGCCAATAAGCTGTCCATCCAGGAAAATGGGGGCGAAGACCGTGACGTCGTTCAGGTGGGTCCCTGTCATGTAGGCGTCATTCATGATCAGGATGTCGCCCTCCTGGAAGAAGTCAAGGCCGTACAGGTCAATGGTCTTCCTGATGCATTCCTCCAGGTTACCAAGAAAGATGGGCAGTCCCGCCGACTGGCCGAGCATCTCAGCTTTCTCGTTGAAGATTCCCACGCTGCAGTCCTTCATCTCGTAAATGACCGGGCTGAAGGCGCTGCGGAACAGGCTCGCGTTCATGTCCTCGGCCGCTGACTGCAGCGCGTTACGGATGATTTCCACCGTAACCGGGTTCACACGAGGCATATCGCCCATTTCCTACTCCTCCCCCATGGCGCTGATCACCATGCTCCCGAAGCGGTCGACCTCAACCCGGTAGCCCGGCGGCACCACCGTAGTCGCGGTGAGCTCCTCGATGATCGCCGGCCCTTCAAAAAGCTGTCCCGGTCGCAGAGCGTCCCTCACGAATATCCTGGTGGGCAAACGCCGGCCCTCGAATATGATGGGAGCTACCCTCCTGGGTTTCGGCTCTCCTTTACAGAGCTCCATGGCGAGAGCCTTGACTCCCGTGGAGAGTTTTCCTACGCCTACCACCCGAAGGTTGACGATTTCGACGGCGCCTTTCGAATTGCTGTGACCATAAATTTGCTGATGCCTGTCATGGAAGAAGGCCGTCAGGGAAGTCAACGTGTCCGGGTTCAACTGGCCGCCGGGCACCGGGACATTCACCGTGTACTCCTGCCCGACGTACCGCATGTCCGCGGTTCTTACAAACGTCATCCGATCAGCGGTTATTCTCTGCCGCCTCAGAACGTCGCCCACTCTAACCTCCATCAGACTGTATAGGGACTCCATCGTCGAAGTGTCGGCCTCCCGGACAGGCTGGACAAAAGTTCGAACTTCGTCATGCCTGATGTCGCTCTGGAGCATCCCCCAGGCGGAGAAGGCACCGGGGAACCTTGGTACCAAGATGTTTTTGATATCAAGGAGTCGGGCAATAAAAACGGCGTGCATCGGTCCGGCTCCACCGAAAGCCGCCAGAGTGAATTCCCGTGGGTCGATACCTTTGCGAATAGTGATGGTACGTATGGCATCCGCCATTTTTGCATTGACCACGTCGCAAATCCCCTCGGCGGCCTGTTCGACGGTGAGGCCGAGTTGTGCAGCTATTGACGCTACAGCCTCTTGCGCCTTGTCCTGGAAGAGTCGCATGTTACCGCCCAGGAAGTGCTCTGGATCAATCCGCCCCAACACCACGTTGGCGTCGGTCACGGTCGGGAGCGTGCCGCCCCTGCCATAGCACGCAGGCCCGGGCTGAGCACCAGCGCTCTGAGGTCCGACCCGTAGGCCACCTCCCTCAATCCAGGCAATAGAGCCGCCCCCAGCTCCGATGGTGTGAATGTTAACCATTGGGGTCAACACCGGGAAACCCTGCAG containing:
- a CDS encoding type II toxin-antitoxin system HicA family toxin, which translates into the protein MSNSGLQRGGFRLVHVRGSHHYLEPPGGGLLVTVPVHGSRVLKPKTLKSILDRAGVAEEQLTGLL
- a CDS encoding IS1634 family transposase produces the protein MYIRTTARKNRDGTVARYVQLAHNYRDPADGKCKARILYNFGREEEVDKEALRRLARSIARFLGPEDELGLRPELDGRHGIRFISSRPMGGAYLLDQLWTRLGIKEALAGLLRKRRFDAPVERALFAMVASRALAPMSKLAVEEWVSQEVFIPGLPEVAVQHLYRAMDFMLESREAIEREVFHQVADLLNLEVDLLYFDTTSTYFETEQEDGFRRRGHSKDHRPDLPQIVVGFAVTREGIPVRSWCWPGNTADMSVVSQVKQDLIGWKLGRVITVLDRGFVSEENLRQLQRAGGHYIVGEKMRGSDRAEEAMARQGRYKKVKDSLEVKEIVVGDGEARVRYVLVRNPEEAERDRLRREQILKDLREALAQLKGSGHTKRCCELASHPLYGRYLRVLKDGRLKINMEVVREDEKLDGKFLVRTSDDTLSPEDVALGYKRLIEVEDAFRCLKHTLDLRPIYHRLEDRIRSHVLLCWLALLLIRVAETRVGQTWPALRRSLEAMHLGEFAGPGGRVLQRTETTAAQQRIFQSLKVKEPPPVLLVEPKT
- a CDS encoding hydantoinase B/oxoprolinase family protein encodes the protein MPRVNPVTVEIIRNALQSAAEDMNASLFRSAFSPVIYEMKDCSVGIFNEKAEMLGQSAGLPIFLGNLEECIRKTIDLYGLDFFQEGDILIMNDAYMTGTHLNDVTVFAPIFLDGQLIGFSANRAHWLDVGSKDPGESTDSTEIYQEGIRLGPTKIIERGRLRVDIVDLIVRNSRFHEAAEGDMNAQISACLTGEKRYKEIVARFGLETVRAAIEDIFAQSERLDRDVITAIPDGIYEAEGFLDNDGQTDEPVKVHVKVIISGSDMTIDLEGSSPQTKGATNCGFPQTVSACRVAYKALISPRSPVNGGNFRALTVKASPRSIFAAEEPAAVQWYFSHLGLLIDLIIKALAPVIPDRGAAAHYGDSMCINFAGVDPRDGAPFLTVEATVGGWGAFNGGDGENAVINNVSGDFKNLPVEVMESKYPITVTRYAIRPNSGGPGKFRGGNGVIREYQIHCDEVSVYLWWERSKTPAWGILGGQAGKPPIVAINPSTSGEKRVLKVNGMKLKRGDVVRVESGGGGGYGVPLERDPWRVKEDVIDGYIDEAHAESAYGVRFGAGTYEIDVVGTHDLRAQMRSAGVQLGAHMRAGRSACSSVLSVIR
- a CDS encoding hydantoinase/oxoprolinase family protein — its product is MKRFRVAMDIGGTFTDFVLYDELTGEYSTGKVSTTPKDLSIGVLEGLVHLVKDFAAIGFCVHGTTAGLNAFLERKGARVALITTEGFRDVYEIARGNRPDMYNIQYRKPEPLVKRRDVFEVRERVLFDGTVAIPLDEAGVRDLAVKIKAGGYDSVAVVLLHAYKSPVHENLIRDVLKEELPEISVSISHEVAREWREYERTSTTILNAYIAPIVEEYLTRLEGEVGSGGMEEPLYIMRSNGGVMTAEVAKAHPIQTLLSGPVGGAVGGASLAREMGVNNLIGVDMGGTSFDVTMVVNCHVDVTNETSLQGFPVLTPMVNIHTIGAGGGSIAWIEGGGLRVGPQSAGAQPGPACYGRGGTLPTVTDANVVLGRIDPEHFLGGNMRLFQDKAQEAVASIAAQLGLTVEQAAEGICDVVNAKMADAIRTITIRKGIDPREFTLAAFGGAGPMHAVFIARLLDIKNILVPRFPGAFSAWGMLQSDIRHDEVRTFVQPVREADTSTMESLYSLMEVRVGDVLRRQRITADRMTFVRTADMRYVGQEYTVNVPVPGGQLNPDTLTSLTAFFHDRHQQIYGHSNSKGAVEIVNLRVVGVGKLSTGVKALAMELCKGEPKPRRVAPIIFEGRRLPTRIFVRDALRPGQLFEGPAIIEELTATTVVPPGYRVEVDRFGSMVISAMGEE